A single Sutterella megalosphaeroides DNA region contains:
- a CDS encoding suppressor of fused domain protein, with translation MTKRYTPDEMACVMSHIEKCFGSVATILHEIVSPDIHVDICVIPPHDDSAYYTLVTMGMGAHRMNVPDELKGRLFDRAELVIALPKDWQIQSQEKQWYWPIRLLKDLARLPAQMDTWLGWGHAVDNPVPYADNVPFSSSMLIGAQAGNEGAAFCRLPDRDEVNFYQVIPLYPEESVFHTEKGANALLERLRAVSWVVDTERPNVLDEEDVPNELLDDADWHLESIEEKGLAVDEIVAFNHLAIFLRWCIEHQLMGETFSQDFPEVLENPKDLRSFIRDKLDGKLLRSMLNDKGYDFARYYYGDNQQPPYYPCDVDDHAFRFFGAERYFSAEFQDEAYLFVPFDERYYEEIAEVIQTRWGAWKNLQTNAVDWDGPTSLNAAFEKYLGCPTEYFPPMPDDDPLRAAIAYATRYGLRDGFVPVLIVEDETLWETLILNSDPENDGAGDYKFDPDRVAEYRKKLLENPIKNSSEVLDRLIGDRGCEAENDEMDWDEEILGKVVGGESIDHNVWWNSETKLTHPVILAKIPVKKPWEIFAWLPFGGWNDCPSPEDMMAITKHWYEKYGAVPIVLSHDELEMSVPQAVPMNDALGLAQELYGVCPDVIDQGSEDEATVGHLAASLSQSKLWYFWWD, from the coding sequence ATGACGAAACGCTATACTCCTGATGAAATGGCTTGCGTGATGAGCCATATCGAAAAGTGTTTCGGGTCGGTTGCAACTATCCTGCACGAAATCGTTTCGCCCGATATTCATGTCGACATTTGTGTGATACCTCCCCACGACGACAGTGCCTACTACACGCTCGTCACGATGGGAATGGGGGCTCATCGCATGAATGTCCCGGATGAGCTCAAAGGAAGACTTTTCGACCGGGCTGAATTGGTAATTGCCTTGCCTAAGGACTGGCAAATCCAATCCCAAGAAAAACAGTGGTATTGGCCAATTCGATTGCTAAAGGATCTGGCACGACTACCCGCTCAAATGGATACTTGGTTGGGTTGGGGGCATGCAGTTGACAATCCGGTACCCTATGCCGATAACGTCCCGTTCAGTTCGTCTATGTTGATTGGTGCGCAGGCAGGTAACGAAGGTGCCGCTTTCTGCAGACTACCCGATAGGGATGAGGTAAATTTCTACCAGGTCATTCCGCTCTATCCCGAGGAATCGGTATTTCACACTGAGAAAGGTGCAAATGCTCTTCTTGAGCGCTTACGGGCAGTCAGCTGGGTCGTGGATACGGAGCGTCCCAATGTCTTAGATGAAGAAGACGTTCCCAATGAGTTGCTCGACGATGCCGATTGGCATCTGGAGTCTATTGAAGAAAAGGGACTTGCGGTTGACGAAATCGTCGCATTCAATCATCTGGCCATCTTTTTGCGATGGTGCATAGAACATCAACTCATGGGGGAGACCTTCTCGCAAGACTTTCCTGAAGTGCTCGAAAATCCAAAAGACTTGCGAAGCTTCATTCGCGACAAGCTTGACGGCAAACTTTTAAGATCCATGTTGAATGACAAGGGGTACGATTTTGCTCGTTACTATTACGGTGATAATCAGCAGCCGCCGTATTATCCTTGCGATGTTGATGATCATGCGTTCCGGTTTTTTGGGGCAGAGCGTTATTTCAGTGCTGAATTTCAGGACGAAGCCTATCTCTTTGTCCCATTTGATGAGCGCTACTATGAAGAAATAGCCGAGGTTATTCAAACTCGATGGGGCGCTTGGAAGAACTTACAGACAAATGCAGTTGACTGGGATGGGCCTACCTCTTTGAACGCGGCCTTTGAGAAGTATCTGGGATGTCCGACCGAATACTTTCCGCCTATGCCCGATGACGATCCTTTGCGCGCAGCGATCGCCTATGCAACTCGATACGGACTGCGAGACGGCTTTGTTCCCGTCCTGATTGTTGAAGACGAAACTTTGTGGGAAACACTTATTCTCAACTCTGATCCGGAAAACGACGGTGCGGGAGATTACAAATTTGATCCGGACAGGGTTGCTGAATACCGCAAGAAATTGTTGGAAAATCCGATCAAAAATTCATCAGAAGTTCTGGATCGTTTGATCGGAGATAGGGGGTGCGAGGCCGAGAATGATGAAATGGACTGGGATGAAGAAATTCTTGGAAAAGTTGTTGGCGGCGAGTCAATCGATCACAATGTATGGTGGAATTCCGAGACGAAACTAACTCATCCCGTCATATTGGCCAAGATTCCTGTTAAGAAGCCCTGGGAAATCTTTGCCTGGTTGCCGTTTGGCGGGTGGAATGACTGTCCGTCCCCCGAAGATATGATGGCTATAACCAAACATTGGTATGAAAAGTACGGGGCCGTCCCTATCGTCTTGTCACACGATGAGCTTGAAATGTCCGTTCCTCAAGCGGTACCCATGAACGATGCCTTGGGGTTGGCACAAGAGCTTTATGGGGTTTGCCCCGATGTGATTGATCAGGGCTCTGAAGATGAAGCTACGGTCGGACACCTTGCTGCCTCTTTGAGCCAGTCCAAACTTTGGTACTTCTGGTGGGATTGA
- a CDS encoding flavocytochrome c, whose translation MKKILVAAAVASCFGLANAAEDITVDVAVIGAGGAGLSAAVQANDLGAKVVVLEKMAMVGGNTIRAAGGLNATGTALQAAKGTKDSVEIMYFDTMKGGHWKNDPELVRTLCEKSASSVEWLLALGGDLRDVGLMAGASQARTHRPTGGALVGPEVIRTLYTAAKARNIDIRTNTQATEILKDKSGKVIGVKVKGKDGEYTVKSKAVVNAAGGFGANNELVASYVPRLKGFATTNHPGATGDGIKMAKEAGAALIQMEEIQTHPTVVPKVGEMITEAVRGNGAVLINKDGKRFFNELDTRDAVSAAILKQKDGVAYLFFDSDMQKSLKATNGYIKQSYCLSGETLDEVAGKMGVDAATLKATMEDWKKGKAASKDAFGRADMPRDLDKGPFYAILVTPAVHHTMGGIKIDSKTQVYSTKGQIIPGLFAAGEITGGVHGGNRLGGNAQADIVTFGRIAGQQAYIFAKQQDAAKK comes from the coding sequence ATGAAGAAGATTCTTGTTGCTGCCGCCGTCGCCTCCTGCTTCGGCCTTGCCAACGCCGCCGAAGACATCACGGTTGACGTCGCCGTTATCGGTGCGGGCGGTGCCGGCCTTTCCGCCGCCGTCCAGGCCAACGACCTCGGCGCCAAGGTCGTCGTGCTCGAAAAGATGGCCATGGTGGGCGGTAACACGATCCGCGCCGCCGGCGGTCTCAACGCCACGGGTACGGCCCTTCAGGCCGCCAAGGGCACGAAGGACTCCGTCGAAATCATGTACTTCGACACGATGAAGGGCGGCCACTGGAAGAACGACCCCGAACTCGTCCGCACGCTCTGCGAAAAGTCCGCTTCGTCCGTTGAATGGCTCCTCGCCCTCGGCGGCGACCTGCGCGACGTGGGCCTCATGGCCGGCGCTTCGCAGGCCCGTACGCACCGTCCCACGGGCGGCGCTCTCGTCGGTCCCGAAGTGATCCGCACCCTCTACACGGCCGCCAAGGCCCGCAACATCGACATCCGCACGAACACCCAGGCGACCGAAATCCTGAAGGACAAGTCGGGCAAGGTGATCGGCGTCAAGGTGAAGGGCAAGGACGGCGAATACACCGTCAAGTCGAAGGCCGTTGTGAACGCCGCGGGCGGCTTCGGCGCGAACAACGAACTCGTTGCCTCCTACGTGCCCCGTCTGAAGGGCTTTGCCACGACGAACCATCCGGGCGCCACGGGCGACGGCATCAAGATGGCGAAGGAAGCCGGTGCCGCCCTCATCCAGATGGAAGAAATCCAGACCCACCCGACCGTCGTGCCGAAGGTCGGCGAAATGATCACCGAAGCCGTTCGCGGCAACGGTGCGGTCCTCATCAACAAGGACGGCAAGCGCTTCTTCAACGAACTCGACACGCGCGACGCGGTCTCCGCCGCCATCCTCAAGCAGAAGGACGGCGTGGCCTACCTCTTCTTCGACTCCGACATGCAGAAGTCCCTCAAGGCGACGAACGGCTACATCAAGCAGTCGTACTGCCTCTCGGGCGAAACGCTTGACGAAGTCGCCGGCAAGATGGGCGTCGACGCCGCCACGCTCAAGGCCACGATGGAAGACTGGAAGAAGGGCAAGGCCGCTTCGAAGGATGCCTTCGGCCGCGCCGACATGCCGCGCGACCTCGACAAGGGCCCCTTCTACGCGATCCTCGTGACCCCGGCCGTCCACCACACGATGGGCGGTATCAAGATCGACTCGAAGACCCAGGTCTACAGCACCAAGGGCCAGATCATCCCGGGCCTCTTCGCCGCGGGTGAAATCACGGGCGGCGTGCACGGCGGCAACCGCCTCGGCGGCAACGCCCAGGCCGACATCGTGACCTTCGGTCGCATCGCCGGCCAGCAGGCCTACATCTTCGCCAAGCAGCAGGATGCCGCGAAGAAGTAA
- a CDS encoding DNA-processing protein DprA, whose product MSPAAFDPSAPAPSLPTDSVDAASFRASRAFRRLFEREAALVPGLTPEALFKLLPEDVRILARDDADYPSAFALLKDAPEVLVCEGDPTLLECEATVSIVGSRNASEARTASTFEAAQGLAERGFTVVSGLAAGIDRAAHEGALAARRPSGAVGRTAAVLGTPLAAPWPEENAELARRIARDGVLLSEAPQAAGLSFTPEARTASLHARNRLVAALGRGTLVMAAESGSSTLIEARAALALGKTVLIWHEAAGDSGARELLDEYRESPERVRVVASADEVAELLSPWQEVWWL is encoded by the coding sequence ATGTCGCCCGCCGCTTTCGATCCTTCCGCCCCCGCTCCTTCGCTTCCCACAGACTCCGTCGACGCCGCATCTTTCCGTGCATCTCGTGCCTTTCGTCGTCTTTTCGAGCGCGAAGCCGCGCTCGTGCCCGGCCTCACGCCCGAAGCGCTCTTCAAGCTCCTTCCCGAGGACGTGCGGATTCTTGCGCGCGACGACGCGGACTACCCGAGCGCCTTCGCGCTTTTGAAGGACGCCCCCGAGGTGCTCGTTTGCGAAGGAGATCCGACGCTTCTCGAATGCGAAGCGACTGTGTCGATCGTGGGATCTCGGAATGCCTCCGAAGCCCGCACCGCGAGCACGTTTGAGGCGGCCCAGGGCCTTGCGGAACGGGGCTTCACCGTCGTTTCGGGCTTGGCGGCAGGCATTGACCGTGCCGCGCACGAAGGGGCCCTGGCCGCTCGTCGTCCGTCGGGGGCCGTCGGGCGAACGGCGGCCGTTCTCGGCACGCCCCTGGCAGCGCCCTGGCCCGAAGAAAATGCGGAGCTCGCGCGTCGCATCGCTCGCGATGGCGTGCTTCTTTCGGAAGCGCCCCAGGCGGCGGGACTCTCGTTCACCCCCGAAGCGCGCACGGCGAGTCTTCACGCGCGAAACCGCCTTGTTGCGGCTCTCGGTCGGGGGACGCTCGTCATGGCGGCCGAAAGCGGCTCGAGTACGCTCATCGAAGCGCGTGCGGCACTTGCCCTCGGGAAGACCGTTCTCATCTGGCACGAAGCGGCCGGGGATTCGGGTGCCCGGGAGTTGCTCGACGAATACCGTGAGAGCCCCGAACGCGTGCGGGTGGTCGCATCTGCCGACGAGGTCGCCGAACTGCTTTCCCCCTGGCAGGAAGTGTGGTGGCTGTGA
- a CDS encoding HAD family hydrolase, giving the protein MFLDRSLVIFDLDGTLIDSLGIWSLVDSALVEELSRDHVRLTEEEAYDLRVVSLSRYGEGSEAYVKYCADLKAKFDMPGTPEEIHTRRYQIAQDFLREKVVWQPGAASFVRRLHDAGVKLAIATTTRRRNVDVYSNENEAMRKEAVIYELFSVVKTRDDVSATKPDPEVLQRILEETGTTPKDALMIEDATAGLRAAAAAGVDAIVISERHSEGERATNDALALRRFESYEELHRLLDEEERAGLRPGASRD; this is encoded by the coding sequence ATGTTTCTCGACCGCTCGCTCGTGATTTTCGACCTTGACGGCACCCTCATCGATTCGCTCGGCATTTGGAGTCTCGTCGACTCCGCACTCGTCGAAGAGCTTTCGCGCGATCACGTGCGCCTTACCGAAGAAGAGGCCTACGACCTGCGCGTCGTGTCGCTTTCGCGTTACGGCGAAGGGTCGGAGGCGTACGTGAAGTACTGCGCCGACCTCAAGGCGAAATTCGACATGCCCGGTACGCCCGAAGAGATCCATACGCGCCGCTACCAAATCGCACAGGACTTCCTGCGCGAGAAGGTGGTCTGGCAGCCGGGCGCGGCCTCGTTCGTTCGGCGCCTCCACGATGCGGGCGTCAAGCTTGCGATTGCGACGACGACGCGCCGCCGCAACGTCGACGTCTATTCGAATGAGAACGAAGCGATGCGCAAGGAAGCCGTGATTTACGAGCTCTTTTCGGTCGTGAAGACGCGCGACGACGTGAGCGCGACGAAGCCCGATCCCGAGGTTCTCCAACGCATCCTCGAAGAAACCGGCACGACCCCGAAGGACGCTCTCATGATCGAAGATGCCACGGCGGGCCTTCGCGCGGCCGCTGCGGCCGGGGTCGACGCGATCGTGATTTCGGAACGTCACTCGGAAGGGGAACGCGCGACGAACGACGCGCTTGCCCTGCGACGGTTCGAGTCCTACGAGGAACTCCACCGACTCCTCGACGAGGAAGAGCGCGCGGGCCTGCGCCCGGGCGCTTCCCGCGACTGA
- a CDS encoding SDR family oxidoreductase, producing MFRGFRVFAKKRGSSVLINASDRCCIGKPNSFGYGLTKGAIGRIARSMAIDLGPKGIRVNAVCAATIKTPLVDKLFQSFADITHGGGVSAYWEAEAGRTCSKARGTHLAGLLLRL from the coding sequence ATTTTTCGGGGGTTTCGCGTTTTTGCGAAGAAGCGCGGTAGCTCCGTCCTCATCAATGCGTCGGACCGGTGCTGCATCGGGAAGCCCAACAGCTTCGGCTACGGCCTCACGAAAGGCGCCATCGGCCGGATCGCCCGCAGCATGGCGATCGACCTCGGCCCGAAAGGCATCCGCGTCAACGCCGTGTGCGCCGCAACAATCAAAACACCGCTCGTCGACAAGCTCTTTCAGAGCTTTGCCGATATCACCCACGGCGGCGGCGTTTCCGCCTATTGGGAGGCCGAAGCCGGTCGCACATGTTCGAAAGCCCGCGGGACTCATCTCGCAGGCCTTCTTTTGCGGCTTTAG
- a CDS encoding chalcone isomerase family protein: MRNTIAGLLLALGLGAGTVLAADAPNSPAAPAAAAVPADIKVGDVTFTGSIPLAGKTLLLQGAGLRQIVFFKVYGAALYVEKHAASTADVFAADAPRAVRLGLLRHVKGADFIEALESGLDANLTPEGKKAITNELNQLKDLMRAIGDVKEGDMVDFEYAPATGTTLRLNGKPVGPSIAGKALYDAVLAIWIGDRPIDDRLKNAMMGTR, from the coding sequence ATGCGCAACACCATTGCCGGCCTTCTTCTCGCTCTCGGCCTCGGCGCAGGTACGGTTCTTGCGGCCGACGCTCCGAACTCTCCTGCGGCGCCCGCTGCCGCAGCCGTTCCTGCTGACATCAAGGTGGGCGACGTCACGTTCACGGGTAGCATCCCCCTGGCCGGCAAAACGCTCCTTCTGCAGGGTGCGGGGCTTCGCCAGATCGTTTTCTTCAAGGTCTATGGTGCGGCGCTCTACGTTGAAAAGCACGCCGCCTCGACCGCGGATGTTTTCGCCGCCGATGCGCCGCGCGCCGTTCGTCTCGGGCTGCTGCGTCACGTGAAGGGCGCCGACTTCATTGAAGCGCTCGAGTCGGGGCTTGATGCCAACCTGACGCCCGAGGGCAAAAAGGCGATCACGAACGAACTCAATCAGTTGAAGGACCTTATGCGTGCGATCGGCGACGTGAAAGAAGGCGACATGGTCGACTTCGAGTACGCGCCCGCAACCGGTACGACGCTGCGCTTGAACGGCAAGCCCGTGGGTCCCTCCATCGCCGGCAAGGCCCTCTACGATGCGGTGCTCGCGATTTGGATTGGCGACCGTCCCATCGACGACCGCCTGAAGAACGCGATGATGGGCACGCGTTGA